In Nitrospirota bacterium, the following are encoded in one genomic region:
- a CDS encoding sensor domain-containing diguanylate cyclase translates to MKKTVYVYEKNKESLAFLRGFFSKSRNYQASFFTNLQKLKEQVKRVQPDIFIAGCPPCLKRTAAVADSRPVMGILSGDLSGGFQSLEENAIEHYITPPYHEGDLAYKLQLVQRNFEDLDAMKRELGDLRAITELTSILSSTLDSRKVLYLIVKKLSELIPVTRCSMLSVPSAEHETFTVVSTFEHPDVFNLKLDINKYPEIRKALRTKKVVVVQDATHDPLMRAVLPSIASLGIHAIVVAPVIFRSEVIGTLFLRTSRRDYAFTEREIHLCQSVANVSANALNNAFLFERLNSEKVELQKLAITDFLTGVYNTRYLYHRLEDEFSRAARYNTALSCIMFDIDHFKRINDTYGHRAGDMVLREFADLVKMHIRKSDIFARYGGEEFILVLPHSYLEGAVTEGRRIRDILQAHCFQSISLDARITVSMGVAAFPHEGITSEHELINKADQALLKAKATGRARLVVAY, encoded by the coding sequence ATGAAAAAGACGGTCTACGTCTATGAGAAAAACAAGGAATCCCTTGCCTTTCTCCGAGGTTTCTTCTCCAAAAGCCGCAATTATCAGGCGTCTTTCTTCACAAACCTGCAAAAGCTCAAGGAGCAGGTAAAACGCGTGCAGCCGGACATATTCATCGCCGGATGTCCCCCCTGCCTGAAGCGGACGGCGGCCGTGGCCGACTCCCGCCCGGTCATGGGCATCCTTTCGGGCGACCTCTCCGGCGGCTTTCAGAGCCTCGAGGAAAATGCAATCGAACACTACATCACGCCGCCCTATCACGAAGGCGACCTCGCATACAAACTCCAGCTCGTCCAGCGAAACTTCGAAGACCTGGACGCGATGAAGCGGGAGCTAGGGGACCTCAGGGCCATCACCGAGCTGACCTCCATCCTCTCCTCGACATTGGACTCTCGCAAGGTGCTGTACCTCATCGTCAAGAAACTGAGCGAGCTCATTCCGGTTACCCGGTGCTCCATGTTGAGCGTGCCTTCCGCCGAGCATGAGACATTCACGGTGGTCTCCACTTTCGAGCATCCCGACGTCTTCAACCTCAAGCTCGACATCAACAAGTACCCCGAGATACGCAAGGCCCTCAGGACGAAAAAGGTCGTGGTCGTCCAAGACGCCACGCACGACCCCCTCATGCGAGCGGTCCTTCCCTCCATCGCCTCCCTGGGAATCCACGCCATCGTCGTGGCCCCGGTGATATTCCGCTCCGAAGTCATCGGGACCCTCTTTCTGCGGACCTCGCGTCGCGATTACGCCTTCACGGAAAGGGAGATACATCTCTGCCAGAGCGTGGCGAACGTCTCGGCCAATGCGCTGAACAACGCCTTCCTCTTCGAGCGTCTGAACTCCGAGAAGGTCGAGCTCCAAAAACTCGCCATCACCGACTTTCTCACCGGCGTTTACAACACGCGGTATCTCTACCACCGCCTCGAGGACGAGTTCAGCCGGGCGGCCCGATACAATACGGCCTTGAGCTGCATCATGTTCGACATCGACCATTTCAAGAGAATAAACGACACTTACGGGCACAGGGCGGGGGACATGGTCCTCCGGGAGTTCGCCGACCTGGTAAAGATGCACATCCGGAAAAGCGACATATTCGCCCGCTACGGCGGCGAGGAATTCATCCTGGTGCTGCCCCATTCCTACCTAGAAGGCGCCGTCACGGAGGGAAGGCGCATCAGAGACATTTTGCAGGCCCACTGTTTCCAGAGCATCTCCCTGGACGCACGCATAACCGTAAGCATGGGTGTGGCGGCCTTTCCTCACGAGGGCATCACCAGCGAGCACGAGCTCATCAACAAGGCCGACCAGGCCCTCCTCAAGGCAAAGGCGACTGGCCGGGCCAGGCTCGTCGTGGCCTATTGA